From the Rhinopithecus roxellana isolate Shanxi Qingling chromosome 5, ASM756505v1, whole genome shotgun sequence genome, the window TGAGTGGTCAGGGACAGTTTCAGGCAGGAGGGGCTTCTGCTGGTATTGTGAACAGAGAGGACAGAAGTATCCGTGCAAGGACAGAGCCCGGTGAATGCCTGGGCGAGGAGAAGGCAGCGCTGGTTGGAGCCGAGGGCACATGGGAATGAagagggtgaggagggcaggaCCAGATAGAGGCAGGAGGGGCTCCTGAATACCAGGCATTGCCGACGTTTCTGAGATTGCTTactccagtggttctcaacataTGCCTCCAAGAACACTGGGGTTTGAAGCATTGGattacatggaaaaaaaatcGTAGTCCCTTATctccaaagtaaaataaataaaaccatgagtattttttatttggtGGCTGCCTATTCTCACTTCTCTTCACCAAAATCTAAGTCAAGGATAGAAGCTGATTCAGCATGAAGTTAGATAAACTATCTTGCATTTAATCAATCATTACAAAAAGTATTCTTGACACATACAACCTCATATAACACCCAGGTGTGTGACCATCTATAAAAGGGGGGAAACCCAACCTCTATCCCTTTTCCACGTGGGCAAGCCAAGGGTTCTGAGGGTTCGTCCACAGGGCTCGCCGGCCTGGCCTCCTGCTGCGTCCTGGGCTGTGGACCACTGACGCAAAGGCTTCTGAGTCCTGAGCACAGACAAGGGCTCCTTTCAGGCCTTTTCTTGAGCTGCACCTGAACCTGTGTTCAGGCAGGGTTTGCAGGCAAAGCACCATGTGAGACCACTAGTCCAGGGTCTCAGAGGCCCTGCTCAGGTGAATCGGCTGGGTTCTCACAAGTTCACGGAGCTGAGTGACTGTGCAACATGAAACAGTAGTGCTGTGAGGGACAGCAGGGGCGGAAAGAGGCTGAAAACCATCAGCCAGCTGAGAAAAGCTGAGGCACAGGTAAAGGTGGGCACCTGGAAGAAGCTCTGCCAAATGGAGTCCTCCCTGGCAGGAGTGGTAGTGCTGAGGGGAGCAGAGTGGGCTACGGGCAGGTCCAGCAGGCCCTGGGGAGAGCTCATCCTCTGTCTGTCCGTTCCCTCCCAGACCCCAGCGTGGTGGAGGAGAAGACACAGGCATCGTAAAGGAAGGTGAACAGAAACACAACGCCCCCATTGTAGGCTGGCCAGGCTCAGGCCCTGGGGCGAAAGGAGACAGGTGCTGCGAGACCTGGGAAAGGACAAGAGAAGACAGAGTCAAGGGTGAAGGAAAGGACCAGGCAGTGGCGAGCAAGTCTAAGTGGGAAGCCTCGTGGTCAGGGATGGCCCCCAGAGGCCTTCTGAGCCAAGGCAAATTCTGAACAGGGCAGAAGGCTTGTGGTCAGAATACGGTTTTGACACCTGGCTCTGCAATCTGAAGATGTCACTCACTGTACTCCTCAAAACTCATTTTGGAGTTTTGTAATCTTATTTCCTCAAAACTCAATAACATATCTAATATCTGGCTCAGTTATATTATCAAGCACCAGTGCTTATTTAATAAAGCAATGgtaaagccgggcatggtggctcaagcctgtaatcccagcactttgggaggctgaggtgggcagatcacgaggtcagaagatcgagaccatcctggctaacatggtgaaaccccgcctctactaaaaaaaaaaaaaaaaattagccgggcatggtggcgggcacctgtagtcccagctactcggcaggctgaggcgggagaatggtgtgaacccaggaggcagagcttacagtgagctgagattgcaccactgtactctagcctgggcaacagagcgagactacgtctcagaaaagaaaggcAATAGGAAATGAAAGTGCTGGCTGAAACTTGTGAAGTACTGTATAGATATGAGCAGCTGCGATAAAAGGGGCTGCCTACAAAGCCCTTGGCTCCCCAAGTGGTAAGGGAGAGACACGGGTGCCTCCAGGAAGACTCTCCCATCCCTGGGAGCCCTGAGATGGCAGCAGTCGGGGAGGGGTTAGCACTGCCTTCATGGAGAAGGGGTGGTCTTTCCTTCTGGTACAGCCACGTGGACTAAGAGGGGTCAAGCCCCAGTCAGTGGAGCTCACCGTGCCACAGTCAGTCATCTGGCAGCAGCTCGAGAAGCATGTCCTCCACGCCGTcaatctgagaggcagagagacagagaaggcatTGATCAGCCAGAGCCCTCCACTCCCTCCATTCCTCACTCCTGCACCTTCCCCTAGCTGGAAACAGCAGGTAGGAACCCAAGTGTGAATTTCAGGGGCTCTCGGAGACGGCTCCTCCTCCCACCAGCCTTCAGCCTGTGGCTGTCCACCAGAGATGTCTTCCTGCGGCCAGCTGGggggctgggaggaaggggaggtAGGGTTCTGTTAGATACCTCGGAGGATCTATCTTCTCTCTGGGAAAGTCCTTTAGAAATCCTCAGTTGTACATTTCCCCCAATTTTTGATGCTTTTGGGACTGGGATGGAGGGAAGATAAACCACTAAGACCAGACACGGAGGAAGGGAAACCCAAGATCACCCGATGGATCCCTGGGAGAAACACACTCGCCTTGATGTGGTACACTAAGCGCCAGAAACTGGAGTCTGAGGATCGGTATCGTCCATCAGGGTAGAGCTGCCACAAGATAGGCAGCAAGCTTGGGCCTATCTGGCTGGGGGTCATAGGATTCCCCAGGAGGATGTCTTCCTGACGCAAGAGCACCCGTAACCTATCCTCTATCTGAGGAGAAGAAAAGGACAGGGCATACTTTCAGGTTCCGCTTGCCAGGGCTCCTCCAGGCACAGAAAACCAGAGTCCTTCCTGCCAGCCACCCACCCGTCTGGGCAGGAGTCCGAGTATGAAATGACAGTCATCACTGTTCCCTGAAGCTCACTTCCTTAGGCCATGCATGCTCCTCTCAAGGACTCTGGCTGGGCCAGACACGCACACGTGTCTAGCCACCCAGACAGGGCCATGAAAAGCACGCTTTTTTTCTGGtgggttgcagtggctcacacttgtaattccagtgctttggaaggccgaggcaggaggatcgcttgaggccagaagtttaagatcagcctgggtgatggagcgagaccctgtctctacagggggaaaaaaaaaaaaaaaaaaagaagaaagaaaaagagtactGGCCTTTTCAATGATGTGAGGCAAAATCTGTCCCACAGTTTGCTAGTGGGTTTTTGTGtggcatttatctttttttttttttttttttttttttttttttttgagacggagtcttgctctgtcgcccaggctggagtgcagtggccagatctcagctcactgcaagctccgcctcccgggttcacgccattctcctgcctcagcctcccgagtagctgggactacaggcgcccgccaggtcgcccggctagttttttgtatttttagtagagacggggtttcaccatcttagccaggatggtctcgatctcctgacctcgtgatccgcccgtctcggcctcccaaagtgctgggattacaggcttgagccaccgcgcccggcctgtgtggCATTTATCATGATTACATGAAAAACTATCTGGTTTGTGATTTTGGTGTCACGTTGAAGAAGAGATTTCTCAACCAgagatttaaaagaagaaattcacTGAATCTgcacattatttcttcaaattttgattttaaaaaagtaaatgtttaacttgattattaaagtaaaaacatatttaaaaaattgaagtgccaataaaaaagcaaattttgGTGGTGGTTAAGAGCCTAGAATTCCAACCCCATTACCTACTAGCACGCCTACCTTGGACAAATGTactttttgtgcctcagtttcccatctgtagAGACACAGTTAACACTCAATAACTTTTGATTGTTTGCTACTGGACATACATgttctaatttgttttaatttttatgctttcttcagtctgtgtgtgtaaagagttttaacattttttgactCTTTTTCATTGAGTAAATCCAAATACTTGTAAAAGAGTTATGtatttctttaacaaaaactTCACATGGACTAAGGACCCATCTTAAGGCATCACACAAAAAACAAAGTCAATATTGATTCAATACCAGCGCTTATACTACGACATCACTTGttcaatttgttttctaaataaagcACAGAGGTCATGGAAAATACTTCACACTCTAGGGCAGTGGTTGCTATGCCTGGTTGAGGTGCTCTTTTGAGCTGTTGagggttctttttaaaatagatttctgGGACCCACCTAAGATGATTCCGATAATCGGCCATATGGATAAGTCACTTAGAGATACCCATTTTTAAGGATTAGGACCCCGAAGCCCAGAAAAGGGTGCTGTAGTCAACATTATAGTCACACTCCACAGGCACTGGGTCCCCTCCTTTGGCCGACATTCTTTTGCGGTTTTCCCACCCTTTTTCCCTGCCTGGAGAACTCCTATTCATCCTCCAGAGCCCAGCTCAAAGTGGCTTCATCTGTGGGGATCCTCCCTGCCCCACAGTGGGTGCTCCTCAAGGCCTCACCCTTCCTAGGGCATCCCAAACTCCCGGGGGCTGCCCCTGCTGCCTCGCCATCCGCTCCAGAGCTGGCTGTACCTCAATGGTTAAGGGCAGCCAGGCGCGCTGCTTCTCGTCCAAATACACGAACTTGTCCCAGGCCCACAGGCGGTCCGGGTGGTCG encodes:
- the TCL1A gene encoding T-cell leukemia/lymphoma protein 1A isoform X1, coding for MAECPLRGEEVTDHPDRLWAWDKFVYLDEKQRAWLPLTIEVQPALERMARQQGQPPGVWDALGRIEDRLRVLLRQEDILLGNPMTPSQIGPSLLPILWQLYPDGRYRSSDSSFWRLVYHIKIDGVEDMLLELLPDD
- the TCL1A gene encoding T-cell leukemia/lymphoma protein 1A isoform X2, producing the protein MAECPLRGEEVTDHPDRLWAWDKFVYLDEKQRAWLPLTIEIEDRLRVLLRQEDILLGNPMTPSQIGPSLLPILWQLYPDGRYRSSDSSFWRLVYHIKIDGVEDMLLELLPDD